ACAGACCTAGACCCTAGGACTTCTGTGTGGTACTTTTGTAAATGTCATTTAGTGAGAGACCCTTGGTCAGAGTcttttataaatgtaattttattttgccATGTACttgaaattacaagggtttttggttttgcagagcatgggcctgTCCTCATTTGTCTTCCACAGGTATCAGCACTAAGCTTATATCGAATGGTTAGAGGAAAAAGAATGAGCTTTGTAACTGGTAAATAGGATAAGTATTCTGATGAGAAGTTTCTTTGAGGTAtcaggagaggaaaaagaatgagCTTTGTAACTGGTAAATAGGATAAGTATTCTGATGAGAAGTTTCTTTGAGGTATCAGGAGGATGGTGAaaagcatttatattttatggGTCTTTCTCAATCCTGAAGCGTTTAAAATCTCATTTCTCTTCTGATGAAAGAATTTGCTCTCTTTCTAAAATCAAGTGCAGTAAGGAAAAAGCTTCTGTAGTAGGATAGCAGTTTCAAGTGTCAAAACCATACTGTATCAAGGAGAAACCTTTTCATCCCAAGCACTCTGACAATAATAGAACTCATTAAGTGGGATATCTCGTATGAAGTACGTTCAAAAGGGTGAGATGAGACAAGGCCCAGGGTTGTATAACGTAGGCTATGTTTACTAGCTAATCAGCACTACTGGCCTAGAAAATGCTAGTGGATATGACGTTTTAGATGTTCTTTAGTAGTTTAAAGGCAATCTCATTTACAGCATCACAGTCCATTTTAAGTCTTTGTTTTGAAGTTAGAAGTAACTGAATGCAAAAGCAGGAGATGTGCCTTGGTCTTGTAGTAGTGTTCTCTAGGTTACTAACTTGCAAATAAAATAGttgttttccagaaaataaataaatttcttgtgAATGCTttagaaagtgaaaatattttaaaaaaataaaaaaggctccAAAGtctcaaattttaaataaataaataaacaaacaaacatgatgtCAGGGACATCCTTCTATATCAGTATAAATACAACTATATCATCATTGTTAATGGCTGACAAAATCGCATTGTATGAATGGATGCACTATAACTTAACCACTTTCCTGCTTTTGGACATTTAATTGTTTCTGATTTTCAGCTATTAACAACAATGCTGATATTAGAAGCAGTGTCACAATGAACATTTGTACTTATGTCTCTACATGACTGGGTTTGATAACACTTTAAATGAACTAGAAATTGGAGGCAGATCTATTTTTTCTTAACAATTATTCTACAAAAATCTCTTCTAGCTTGTTAATTTTAATGTACCATTTCATAGTCTAGCATCACCTAGTGTTACACTATAGTATAAAATGGATATGTTGTCATTTGAGATGAAATTTGATTCACCAGAAACTAATTATAGTTCTTACCTTGTTTTTCAGACAGTACCTGTAACGAAAAACGATCAGGAAAGCCAACTAAGAGAAACCAAAGTGTGTGCTGTGGGTTTCTTATCCAACGTAATgcctacttatttttaaatattcataacttCACTATTTTATGTCACTGGAGGTTTCAGATTTTTACCCTTGAGCTAGGAAAATCATCtttttggatattttttaaattggcctTGACATTAAGTCCTGAAGTCAGTTTGATTGCTGTTGGTGACAACTTTCATTTCCATTGGGTCATCCTAATTCTTTCCTGGACAGTTTTTTAATGTATGTCTCTAGTTGCATAAAGATGGACATAAGCTGTCTATGAGGACCTGTGGGCAGTTTGGTGTGTGGTCTATGTCGAGAAGCTCCAAATGACCAATGAGCCATGACCATCCTTGGTTTAGGTCTTATTAATGTTAACTTTAGTAAAGATTGCATTATAAGAAATGCAATACCCGCTGTTTGAGGAAAGCATCCTAGGAACTTGTTTAGAAAACTGGGAATTTATGAAGAAAACAGTAACCATTCTGTCTCTAGACTGCTGTTCTAATCTACAGATCCTGGACTTGAGTTGCCACATTTCCTGCCTCCAGCCAGCCCTACTCGCTTCAGACTGGCCCCCACAATCTTAATTGACAAGAGCCAATTCCTCAGTACCTATCCTGTTGCTCCTGTTTGTCCTGAATTCAGTGGTTTTTGTGTACTGACAGACTCTTTGGTTTGTCTCGAGGCTGAAGTCAAGGGGAGATTCTCTGAGCAACCAAGGATCTCTCTGTTCAGTCCTGAACGGGTTTTTCCTCCAGTTGCAGGGCTTGTCCCTCTACTTTTGCTACTAAATGTATAAAGATATATAGTTATACCACCCCCTAGATTCTCTAATTGTTGAATATATTGTGCAGTGTTAAATACATTGCACCCGTAAAGCTGTCTGTCCATTTAAAAACTCTGAACAAAGGGCCAGCATATACTTGAGCTCAGTGTTTGGTGaagtttaaatgtaaatgaaataaaaataatagtgtaTCCCCCCAAAATGCAATATCAAAATTGTTAAATATTGTAGTTCAGATATGGATCCTTGTCATTACTTTCTCCCTTGAGAATCCTAACACTGTAAGGGAGGAAATTCTTGACAATGACTGTTTTCAGGAATCTTTAGTAGTTTCTCCATTATAACAATGAGCCTGAGTCATGTTAGAGTTCTATTAAAAACAGAATATTAGGTGCAAACACCCACACATACACCCCATATCACATCCATATTTGTTGAACAGCAATAAATACTAGTCTTAAAAATGCcaataattaacatataacttTCGTAAAAAGTATATCAAGTGCCTTTCAGGATCTGAGTGTAGCCTTGCATTGATATAGGAGGATCACGTATGCCCACTATCAGGGGATAGGTACGAAATCATCACTGGTTTGTATATACgggtgcatgtatgtatgtatgcataaatgtatgtatgtaacgatttatttgttttattttagtgcGCTCCCAAAATCCATCTTATTCTTTGAGTGTACTTTTACTACATTCTGTAGCATTGATTGATGCTTTCTCTTGGAGGGTGAGAACTTACTTTTCTGATGCACATTATTAGGATAAGCTCCTGCTGCAAGCAGGAACAACGGATTTGTGAAGGGATTTGAAATTAGAAGGCCTGTGTTTGAATCCTTactctgccacttcccagctACGTGACATTGTGCAAGTCAatggatctcagtttcctcatccataaaattgtGGATGTTAATCCCAACTTAATTTACGGGTTGCTGTGTTGTGAGCATagattgaaatattttaagtggCTCTAGTTTCTAAACCATTAAGGCTTAGTGTAGTGGTTGATGCTGCTATTCTCcaagatgaataagaaaaatagtGTAATAGCATAATACTCatcctgtttctgttttttatcctCCAGTCTTCAAGCAGTGATAAAGACAGGAGCAGCAGCAGTGTTTATACCTCAGAGAGAGTAATCGGACCAGAAGGCAGCTTAAACCAGATCGTTGCTGAACCCAACATGAGTACACCTCAATCCTCATATGAGGAATATGCATTATGCCAAGGTTCTTACTCCCACATCAACCAGATCTTAAGGGAGGCACACTTCAACAGCCTACAGCGTAAAAGGACAATCTCCAGCATGATGATCTAGGAGCTCCTTCTTCCAGCCTAAAATTTGTTTATAAAAGCAattgcacacacacaaatggtctGTTGGCTTTCCAGTCTATATTTTAAACAACAGGCTGATGGACAATTGTTTGACTTGGGGTTTTGCTGCACATTTGCTATTTCAAAGAGGGCTTTGAAGCaatttttatagaatttttttcagGGTGGATGTCAAATCTATGAGGCAAACTCACCTTCAGGTTGAATCCATAGAATGTCCAATTCAGATTGGTTTCCAAATCTGTCAGTTAGAAACTCTAGTCAAACATCCTTTGAAAATGAAAgatcttcagtttaaaaaattaataggctGGTAAAGAACATGCTGTTTTCATGAAAAAAGGTGTTACTTTATTCCAAAGTATAGATAGCTTGATTCAGTCTTGCACTGAATTGGACTGCCATACTGCCTCTCAGAAGGCAGATGTCTTATTGAAATTACTCTCAACTTGTAAGGGGCCCAATTAGTCCCAATTTAGACTATATAAGTGAAATCTCTCTAGTCACTGTCTCCACTCTTTGTATTTCTAGAAAGAATGTTTCTAAGACTCTTGTGTACTCAGATAACTTCTGTACCATTAATCCTCCGGAGTGTGCATTTCAGACTTAGTATTAAACATTGCACAATTCTGTCAGTCAATAAGTACATAACAACCTTCTGTCTTGCACATAAACCTATTTAATTATTAGTAGTTTATGTGCTCTCATTTACAATTCTACCTATTATGTCTAGAGTTAATGCTGAGAAAGGATAAGCTACCTGGCCCATTGTCTAAAGTAACAAGAGTTGTTAAACTGCTTTGGACAACCCTCCACTTTATGTTTCAGGGACCCCTTCACAGAGACTAGGGGACCAGTTTCTGTCATTGAAACTGCAAAGGTTGGTGTGGCTTACAAACAATGGCTGAGGCACAATTAGAAGAAATAGGGAGTAGTTTTTTCTATTTAGAGAGAGATGGATATGCTCCCATGTTCTTCAGTTATACTAAAGGGCTAATCAGATTTGAAGAGTGATTTCATAGACATGCCTGCTTCTTCAGTGATGAGCTGTGTTAACAAGGAGCCAGAATGTATCCAGTTATCTGTCTGCCCTGCCAAGTGCCAGAGGTACAACCTGCCACTAGATTTAAAGGAAAGGGCCCTGGTGTCTAATAAGAATCTCTTGCATGTTCACATCATTCCCTACTCACTATATTTGACAGTCCACATAGCAGAAACAAGTAGGTATAAGAATTAAAGGTAGCTCTAGGTCTTTTCTATTTGTCAAGATTtggaaaagacataaaataacaGATTGACTAAAAGAAGAATAAGATCTTTATGAAGTCACAGAACtaatatttgaaaaggaaaactgtcctaggaagaggagaaaaatctctctctctctctcacacacacacacacacacacacaagtgcgcATGCATGCCCCTCATTTACATGGTTGTTTCCTTTAGTATGGATTGGATTTTAAGGTCAGATACTGGGAGTGGAATTTTAGTATTAAGGGGGAAATGTTACAGCGCTGTTGGCCTCAAACTTATGGAGTAGGCATGGGTCAATTTGggtcaattttttttctcaattgcaCAGTTTGtgtaagaatgtttttttttctatgactACTGTCTCCAATGTTGGAAAACCAGGTGTCTGACAAGAAGAATTTTGACTTTTTGGCTATCATTTTCTCtgtaacaaaaagcaaacaaccaaatATTAAAGAAGACAACCTGTTTGAACTCCCAAACCACAGGTGCACACATGATTCAGAATTACCCAGGAGAATTCTGCAGACGTCAATACGTGGCATTGAATGGAAACAAAGCATATATTAAAAACGCAGTGCCATTGAAAAACCTGAGAAAgcaaatttcctttctttccccaccCATTTAATGATATGAGAGATGAACCTCTCACAGtgacaaaacattattttttttcaatgtaaGTAAAATCCTAGTCCAAGGCTGCCAGTGTAAATCTCTTATCCCAGTAAATGCCATATGTAATCTCTACCCTGTCTTCTGCAGATTGTCTAAACCTTGGCAACCTACAATATATTTCTGTTATGAGGCTACTTGACAGTGTCAGAGAATGAGCACCTTTTAAAACACTGGTTAGCTCAAGCTAGTAAGatcttgtatttatatatttctctgcCTTTAAAACCAATATTAATACATTTTGTCATTCAGTGCCCAATCAACTATTTAAAAGGGGAGCCAACCGAGTCATTTGGTGAAAGATGGGGAAGACGAACAGGGATGAACCTCTTGCTGTTTGCATGGACTTGGGCTTTGGGGGGGGGCACTTCTGTTTGACCCAGCCTTTGCAGTGCTTGTCATGCTCagtagaagaaatgaaaactccACGATAGAGTGAAGGAATATCAATAACATGGACAGGAAATTTCAGGGCCCAGCCAATGCAtcctttaattcatttacatgaaCTGAATTCACGTCAATGGTAGTATGTTATGCAGCTTTGGGGAGTAAATGCACCACTCCAGGAGGTGAACTGGTTTGTGAGCCAGTCACCAATCCAAAGAGAACACgagagagaagaaacagagcAAACTAAAATGCTCATCATGTTATTGTCCAATTAACAGGGCTCACTGTTTCAAGGTTCACTGGACCAGAGGACTCCTTGCATTAGGAGAACAGTGTAGAACATGAGGCTATGACAGTCGGAGTCCTGTTTGCTTCACTGACTTTCTTTGCCCTAGATTGTCAGAGCAACGTTGAGGTAGTGCAGATTATTAAGTAGTTGCAGTGACTTATTCTGCATAATTGGAAATGCACCTTCTTTCTGAACTTAATTCTCTGTCCCCACtaattctgaggggtgtcttgtTATAATGGGTATAATGAACATCTTCCTGCTCTGGACAACTTAGAGGTTAATGATTCAGAAGCAATGGCTTTGTAGAATGATATGGCTAGTTTAACTACTTAACAAAAGGTCAGTTTTTTTTGTCCCTTGGTCTTAGAATAAAACTCAATACTTAATAACAGGGACAGAACCCAGCCCTTCAAAACTAGGTATCTCTGCTCTGCAGGAGAAGAATTTTCAAAGAATAGCAGAACAAAGAAGAAGAGACTTCTCTGGATTTTATCCAAAATTAGTAGATTGAAGAAGGGGAGCCAGGTTAACTCAAGAGGTCAGATTGGACCTTGTCTTCGAAATGTCACTACAGAAATGGGAATAGAAAGTGAGAATAGACTGCTTCATAGACGGTGAGGTGGGAATGGAGGTTGGGGAGAGAGGAACTGCCCTTAAATGAGAACCCATTATGTGCCACACACTATGTGGtttcctcacaataacccttGAGGTAGGCATAGTGTGGGTTCTCCATTTcacaggcagagagagggaggctgGCAGTAAGTTATCCTTATGACCACTTCTGATCCTGAAGAAATTGAGAGGGGCTAATGATTTGCTGAAAGGCACATAGTGGGCAAAAAACTGTGCCACGGTTGAGAACCAAAACTTTCCCACTTTCACACAGGCCACCTTTCTTCTATTATTgagctgcttttgttttttttttttttgtttttttttttttctttttgtggtatgcgggcctctcactgtcgtggcctcccccgctgcggagcacaggctccggacgcgcaggcccagcggccatggctcacgggcccagccgctccgcggcatatgggatcctcccagatcggggcacgaacccgtatcccctgcatcggcaggcggactctcaaccactgcgccaccagggaggcccctattgaGCTGCTTTTGTAGAGAAGACCAGGTTGACCATTAGAGCAGGAGCCAGAGATGACTACTAATTGGGTATTTTTACAGGACCTGACTTCTGACATATGGGCTAAGTTGTCTCAAACACTTTGAACTCTTGAAGTGGACCACTGAAACCCAGAAAAAAGTCAGTTGTGTTGTTGTGTGGTATGTGATGTGGTGgtggcagtgtgtgtgtgcatgtgtgttgatGGAAAAAGTTCCAACACCAACCTTCGTCtgtttttcttctgaaagtttttCATAGGCAGCTAATATATGGAACATGTAGCCTTTCAGCACCTCCTGCAATCTCACCTTTGTCAATTCATGGCCTTGAACCTGATTGATTTCCTGGCATAGGCCAAACAGGAAGGAATGTATGCATCAGGAtagctgaaaaaacaaaaaactattgaGTTGGCAACTTGTCCCTATAAGTGACATTTGGTAAATCCAGATGAGTTTAAGTTCACAAGGCTTATATGCCTGGGTATTGACCTATCAACTCAGTCTCCCTTGGATGATAATAAAGTGCGAACCTCTTCCATTAACAGAAGCCAAGCCCTTGGATAAGTGAAGCTTCTCCTTAATCTCTCCTTGGTCCCCAGCAGGTG
Above is a window of Mesoplodon densirostris isolate mMesDen1 chromosome X, mMesDen1 primary haplotype, whole genome shotgun sequence DNA encoding:
- the VCF2 gene encoding protein FAM104B isoform X4; amino-acid sequence: MFSDPKYECRGPITDMLLELGTQSLDNKRKRRMNHNKEDNHHSPQSKRSKRHPVFQEFQDAESSSSDKDRSSSSVYTSERVIGPEGSLNQIVAEPNMSTPQSSYEEYALCQGSYSHINQILREAHFNSLQRKRTISSMMI
- the VCF2 gene encoding protein FAM104B isoform X1 encodes the protein MFSDPKYECRGPITDMLLELGTQSLDNKRKRRMNHNKEDNHHSPQSKRSKRHPVFQEFQDAETVPVTKNDQESQLRETKVCAVGFLSNSSSSDKDRSSSSVYTSERVIGPEGSLNQIVAEPNMSTPQSSYEEYALCQGSYSHINQILREAHFNSLQRKRTISSMMI
- the VCF2 gene encoding protein FAM104B isoform X2; protein product: MFSDPKYECRGPITDMLLELGTQSLDNKRKRRMNHNKEDNHHSPQSKRSKRHPVFQEFQDAETVPVTKNDQESQLRETKVCASSSSDKDRSSSSVYTSERVIGPEGSLNQIVAEPNMSTPQSSYEEYALCQGSYSHINQILREAHFNSLQRKRTISSMMI
- the VCF2 gene encoding protein FAM104B isoform X3, with product MFSDPKYECRGPITDMLLELGTQSLDNKRKRRMNHNKEDNHHSPQSKRSKRHPVFQEFQDAETVPVTKNDQESQLRETKSSSSDKDRSSSSVYTSERVIGPEGSLNQIVAEPNMSTPQSSYEEYALCQGSYSHINQILREAHFNSLQRKRTISSMMI